The Setaria viridis chromosome 9, Setaria_viridis_v4.0, whole genome shotgun sequence sequence CTCCATGCTGCAGAAGGCGCGCTCGCCGCGGTACATGAAGATGTCCTTCCCGTCCAGCGCCCGTCGGCACATGTCGCAGCACGACAGGAACTCCGCCACGCGGAACGCGGCACCCGGCGAGCCCGGCCGGCCATCTGACGTCGAGGCCTTctgcgcctgcgcgccgccgccgcacaggCTGGTGGCGCACCGCCCGCTGCACCCGAGCTCCGACACCTCcagccgcgcgcggcgcgcgatggAGACGGGGGCGGACACCTtcggcaccgcggcggcggaggcggagggctgGGCCTCCAGCGCGGCTAGGATCCCGAGTCCGACACCTCCGACGGCCTCGCGGTGGCGCCACCCTCGGGGCGAAGCGCGGTCCAGCGgg is a genomic window containing:
- the LOC117835056 gene encoding uncharacterized protein produces the protein MVEKARTMARKLEIPQWKSGASSDGLPSPTSPLDRASPRGWRHREAVGGVGLGILAALEAQPSASAAAVPKVSAPVSIARRARLEVSELGCSGRCATSLCGGGAQAQKASTSDGRPGSPGAAFRVAEFLSCCDMCRRALDGKDIFMYRGERAFCSMECRYHAIVSDEFQEEKERKRRAAAAVSPAAADGLPRKAAADMAGSPCSGGGGQIFFTTGIVAA